The Cydia pomonella isolate Wapato2018A chromosome 20, ilCydPomo1, whole genome shotgun sequence genome contains a region encoding:
- the LOC133528772 gene encoding trypsin, alkaline A-like, producing MCGFKYVLVVLLALLGYNKVCTQYHLRIVGGAITTIERYPIVAQLLLDVWGRREFVQHCAGVILTSRHVISCAHCYQYSAGTGLNYTLPKYWKIRVGSSFRSQGGILHKIKTIIIHRDFNKYYYTNDIAVLVVSRPFTFGPGVRQGTIAKLGNEIRMNSSCTVVGWGATESTGMLSEQLRYATVYTVDHRLCIYRYNNIMAKISDSMLCASHLDVGGIDGCFGDSGGPLLYKGVVVGLVSFGFACGHAYYPGVYTKTSSYTDWILKTIATYK from the exons ATGTGTGGATTCAAATACGTGTTAGTGGTACTTTTGGCGTTGCTTGGCTACAATAAAG TCTGCACCCAATACCACCTCCGGATAGTAGGCGGCGCCATCACGACCATAGAGCGGTATCCAATCGTGGCTCAACTCCTGCTGGATGTTTGGGGCAGACGCGAGTTCGTCCAGCATTGCGCAGGAGTTATTTTGACGTCGCGTCACGTTATATCATGCGCCCATTGCTATCAATACAGCGCTGGAACGGGCCTAAA CTATACTCTCCCAAAATACTGGAAGATTCGCGTTGGCTCATCCTTCCGCAGCCAAGGCGGGATACTCCACAAAATCAAAACCATCATCATCCACCGAGACTTCAACAAGTACTACTACACCAATGACATTGCGGTATTGGTTGTCTCCAGGCCTTTTACTTTTGGGCCCGGAGTCAGACAAGGGACTATTGCGAAACTCGGGAACGAGATCAGGATGAATTCTTCGTGTACCGTTGTTGGATGGGGAGCAACCgag aGCACTGGAATGCTGTCAGAACAGTTACGTTACGCCACAGTTTACACAGTTGATCACAGACTTTGTATCTATCGATACAATAACATTATGGCCAAAATATCAGATTCGATGCTCTGCGCCAGTCATCTAGACGTGGGCGGCATAGACGGGTGCTTTGGAGACTCAGGAGGCCCCTTGTTGTACAAAGGAGTGGTCGTTGGATTGGTTTCATTTGGATTCGCATGCGGACATGCGTACTATCCAGGAGTATATACTAAAACATCCAGTTACACGGATTGGATTCTTAAAACAATCGCTacttataagtaa